A stretch of Rhizobium glycinendophyticum DNA encodes these proteins:
- a CDS encoding iron chelate uptake ABC transporter family permease subunit — MLDDFFIRAMLAGIGLALTTGPLGCFVIWRRMAYFGDTMAHSALLGVALSLFFSLNLMLSVFVVAALVSLILIVLQKRQGLSADALLGILSHATLAIGLVMVAFMSWVRFDLIAFLFGDILAVTPTDVGIVWLGGAVVVALIVYLWRPLLAGTVNAELAEAEGMNPERARIVFMLLMALVIAIAMKIVGIMLITSLLIIPAAAARRFAVSPEAMALIASLLGAIAVVIGLFGSLTYDTPSGPSIVVAALLLFLISLLPRPRLAAAGDRPRG; from the coding sequence ATGCTGGATGATTTCTTCATTCGCGCCATGCTGGCCGGAATTGGCCTCGCACTTACCACAGGTCCGCTCGGGTGCTTCGTCATCTGGCGGCGCATGGCCTATTTCGGTGACACTATGGCGCATTCGGCGCTGCTTGGGGTGGCTCTGTCGCTGTTCTTTTCGCTCAATCTGATGCTGAGCGTCTTCGTCGTCGCAGCGCTTGTCTCGCTCATCCTGATCGTCCTGCAGAAACGCCAGGGGCTCTCTGCCGACGCGCTGCTCGGGATTCTCAGCCATGCGACACTCGCGATCGGGCTGGTGATGGTCGCCTTCATGTCCTGGGTCCGCTTCGATCTGATCGCCTTCCTCTTCGGCGACATTCTCGCGGTCACGCCGACCGATGTGGGGATCGTCTGGCTTGGTGGCGCGGTTGTTGTGGCGCTTATTGTTTATCTGTGGCGGCCGCTGCTCGCCGGCACCGTCAATGCAGAATTGGCCGAAGCCGAAGGCATGAACCCGGAGCGCGCCCGCATCGTGTTCATGCTGCTGATGGCTCTGGTGATCGCGATTGCGATGAAGATCGTCGGGATCATGCTGATCACGTCGCTGCTCATTATCCCGGCGGCGGCGGCACGTCGCTTTGCCGTCTCGCCCGAGGCCATGGCGTTGATCGCCTCACTGCTCGGCGCCATTGCCGTGGTGATCGGGCTGTTCGGCTCCCTGACCTATGACACCCCGTCCGGCCCCTCGATCGTCGTTGCGGCCCTTCTGCTCTTCCTGATCAGCCTGTTGCCGCGCCCACGTCTGGCGGCGGCTGGCGACCGTCCGAGAGGTTGA
- the lpxB gene encoding lipid-A-disaccharide synthase: protein MSQKPLKIAVIAGEVSGDLLGADLVAALKQRHAGPTELVGVGGDALQAQGLHSLFDFSELSIMGITQVLSKLPRLLKLISVTSDALIAAKPDLLLIVDSPDFTHRVAKKVRKRLPDLPVVNYVCPSVWAWKEYRAKAMLPYVDEVLAVLPFEPEVMERLGGPKTHFIGHRLTSHPDILRVRSVRRTRAPKPAGEGRTILLLPGSRGAEISVLLPIFEKAMEEFVARNGHTRFLLPTVPRQEARVREITASWAIRPDILLGEAAKWQAFEEADAAIAASGTVILELALAHVPVVSTYKGDWIIRTLANRIKVWTGALPNLIADYAIVAEYFNDVLRPASLVRWAERLSTDTPQRTTMLAGYDDVWSRLQTDVPSGEAGAELVLSLLRRRGRL from the coding sequence ATGAGCCAGAAGCCTCTGAAGATCGCCGTGATTGCCGGCGAAGTCTCCGGTGACCTGCTTGGTGCCGATCTGGTCGCGGCCTTGAAGCAGCGCCATGCGGGCCCGACAGAACTGGTGGGCGTCGGTGGTGATGCGCTCCAGGCGCAGGGGCTGCACTCTCTTTTCGACTTCTCCGAACTGTCGATCATGGGCATTACCCAGGTGCTCTCGAAGCTCCCGCGTCTGCTGAAGCTGATCTCGGTAACATCTGACGCCCTCATCGCCGCAAAGCCGGATCTGCTTCTGATCGTCGACAGCCCGGATTTCACCCATCGGGTTGCCAAGAAGGTGCGCAAGCGCCTGCCGGATCTGCCGGTGGTCAACTATGTCTGCCCAAGCGTCTGGGCCTGGAAGGAATACCGCGCCAAGGCAATGCTGCCATACGTTGACGAGGTGCTGGCAGTGCTGCCCTTCGAGCCGGAGGTCATGGAACGCTTGGGCGGCCCCAAGACGCATTTCATCGGTCATCGCCTTACTAGCCATCCCGACATCCTGCGCGTCCGCTCTGTGCGGAGAACGCGTGCGCCGAAACCCGCTGGTGAAGGGCGCACGATCTTGCTCCTGCCTGGCTCACGCGGCGCCGAGATATCCGTTCTTCTTCCGATCTTCGAAAAGGCAATGGAAGAATTCGTCGCGCGCAACGGTCATACCCGTTTCCTCCTGCCGACGGTGCCCCGCCAGGAAGCCCGTGTCCGTGAAATCACGGCGTCATGGGCTATCCGCCCGGACATTCTGTTAGGCGAGGCGGCCAAGTGGCAGGCCTTCGAAGAGGCGGATGCTGCAATCGCCGCCTCCGGCACCGTGATCCTGGAACTGGCACTGGCCCATGTGCCCGTTGTCTCCACCTACAAGGGGGACTGGATCATCCGGACGCTCGCCAACCGGATCAAGGTCTGGACGGGCGCGCTTCCAAACCTCATCGCCGACTACGCCATCGTTGCAGAATATTTCAACGACGTGCTGCGTCCGGCAAGCCTGGTCCGTTGGGCCGAGCGTCTGTCAACAGATACCCCTCAGCGCACCACCATGCTCGCCGGTTATGACGATGTCTGGAGCAGGCTGCAGACCGACGTGCCATCGGGGGAGGCGGGGGCGGAACTGGTTCTTTCGCTTTTACGTCGACGCGGGCGCCTCTGA
- the lpxD gene encoding UDP-3-O-(3-hydroxymyristoyl)glucosamine N-acyltransferase: MEHNHFFPPHAGVTLAALAAHTGAELADETQGETIIRSVSPVARAKAGDVCYILSRRNRDDLLSCNASAIFCEKALVSLIPQHIPVLVAKSAQTSFALAGALLHPEGLRPVRMTSEASLISAAAHVDPTARLEDGVEVEAMAVIGANAEIGSGTRIGPGAVIGPGVRIGRDCTIAAGATVQVALVGNNVIIHNGARIGQDGFGYAPGPRGMLKIVQVGRVIIQDHVEIGANTTIDRGTMDDTVIGEGTKIDNLVQIGHNVRIGRHCGIVSQVGIAGSTVIGDGVMIGGAAGVNGHIKIGDGVQIAAMSGVLADVPPGEKYGGIPARPLKDYLREVAETLSRYDSRAKDKGASND; the protein is encoded by the coding sequence ATGGAGCATAACCACTTCTTTCCGCCCCATGCCGGGGTGACCCTGGCTGCACTTGCAGCCCATACGGGGGCGGAATTGGCAGATGAGACGCAGGGCGAGACGATCATCCGGTCGGTCTCGCCCGTTGCTCGCGCCAAGGCGGGCGACGTCTGCTATATCCTGTCCCGTCGCAACCGCGATGATCTTCTCAGTTGCAACGCATCGGCCATATTCTGCGAAAAAGCGCTGGTGTCGCTCATTCCGCAGCACATCCCTGTGCTTGTGGCGAAAAGCGCACAGACCTCCTTTGCTTTGGCGGGCGCGTTGCTGCATCCCGAGGGTCTCCGTCCGGTCCGCATGACCAGCGAGGCGTCTTTGATCTCGGCTGCTGCCCATGTCGATCCGACTGCCCGTCTGGAAGACGGCGTCGAGGTTGAGGCAATGGCGGTGATTGGGGCAAACGCCGAGATCGGCAGCGGGACGCGAATTGGTCCCGGCGCGGTGATTGGCCCCGGCGTGCGCATCGGTCGTGACTGCACCATTGCGGCGGGCGCCACCGTGCAGGTCGCCTTGGTCGGGAACAATGTCATCATTCACAACGGGGCCCGGATTGGCCAGGATGGTTTCGGTTACGCTCCTGGCCCGCGCGGCATGCTGAAAATCGTTCAGGTCGGTCGCGTGATCATTCAGGATCACGTCGAGATCGGAGCCAACACCACGATCGATCGTGGCACTATGGATGACACGGTCATCGGCGAGGGCACGAAGATCGACAATCTGGTCCAGATCGGCCACAACGTGCGCATCGGACGCCATTGCGGCATCGTCAGCCAAGTTGGCATCGCCGGCAGTACGGTGATCGGCGATGGCGTGATGATCGGTGGGGCGGCCGGCGTGAACGGCCATATCAAGATCGGCGACGGTGTGCAGATTGCTGCCATGAGCGGTGTCCTGGCCGACGTGCCGCCGGGCGAGAAATATGGCGGGATCCCGGCCCGCCCGTTGAAGGATTATCTGCGCGAGGTGGCCGAGACTTTGAGCCGCTATGACAGCCGCGCCAAGGACAAAGGAGCCAGCAATGACTGA
- a CDS encoding gamma carbonic anhydrase family protein, whose amino-acid sequence MPVYALGDKRPQFPAQDAYWIAPGAQVIGDVRIGEDVGIWFNAVLRGDNDPITVGRGTNIQDGVMVHTDLGFPTTIGEGCTIGHHAIIHGCTIGDNSLVGMGATVLNGAVIGNNCLVGANALISEGKIFPDNSLIVGAPARVARTLDESAVARLRLSADNYVVNSQRFRRDLQPL is encoded by the coding sequence ATGCCGGTCTATGCCCTGGGCGACAAACGGCCCCAGTTCCCGGCGCAAGACGCCTACTGGATCGCGCCGGGTGCCCAGGTCATTGGTGATGTTCGGATCGGCGAGGATGTCGGCATCTGGTTCAATGCCGTGCTGCGCGGCGACAACGATCCGATTACGGTCGGCAGGGGCACGAATATCCAGGACGGCGTGATGGTTCATACTGATCTCGGCTTCCCCACGACGATCGGCGAAGGCTGTACGATCGGCCACCATGCCATCATTCACGGCTGCACCATTGGGGACAATTCGCTCGTTGGCATGGGTGCAACGGTGCTGAACGGCGCCGTGATCGGTAACAACTGCCTTGTCGGCGCGAATGCCTTGATCAGTGAAGGCAAGATCTTCCCGGACAATTCTCTTATCGTCGGCGCGCCGGCCAGAGTGGCCCGCACCCTCGATGAAAGCGCCGTTGCACGCCTCAGACTCTCTGCAGACAATTACGTCGTCAACTCGCAACGCTTCCGGCGCGATCTGCAACCGCTCTAA
- the lpxA gene encoding acyl-ACP--UDP-N-acetylglucosamine O-acyltransferase has product MSTIAATAVIHPMAVVEAGAVIGENVRIGPFCHVGPRVTLKDGVELMSNAVVSGLTEIGPNSRIFPMAVIGGVSQSLHEAGEDSRLIVGANCTMREGVTMNCGTVGGGGITRVGDNCLFLANSHVAHDCILGNNIILSNNVMLAGHVRVEDYVILSGGCAVHQFTRIGRNAFIGGLAAVSYDVIPYGMLNGNPGILGGLNVVGMTRAGIERSVIHQVRRAFKQIFEGEGSARANAAAIREEYLDCPQVIEILDFIAAESDRALSSPHRGKN; this is encoded by the coding sequence ATGAGCACGATTGCCGCCACTGCCGTGATCCATCCGATGGCGGTCGTCGAGGCGGGCGCCGTCATCGGCGAGAATGTGCGCATTGGCCCATTCTGCCATGTCGGTCCGCGCGTCACTCTGAAGGACGGCGTGGAGCTGATGTCGAACGCCGTTGTCAGCGGCCTGACGGAGATCGGTCCAAACAGCCGCATCTTTCCGATGGCGGTGATTGGTGGCGTGTCGCAGAGCCTGCATGAGGCGGGCGAAGATTCACGCCTCATTGTGGGCGCAAATTGCACTATGCGCGAAGGCGTGACGATGAACTGCGGCACGGTCGGCGGTGGCGGGATCACGCGTGTCGGCGACAATTGCCTGTTTCTCGCCAATTCACACGTCGCCCATGACTGCATCCTCGGCAACAACATCATCCTGTCGAACAATGTGATGCTGGCCGGGCATGTGCGGGTCGAGGATTACGTGATCCTGAGCGGCGGCTGTGCCGTGCACCAGTTCACCCGGATCGGCCGGAACGCCTTCATCGGCGGCCTGGCGGCCGTCAGCTACGATGTCATTCCTTACGGCATGCTGAACGGAAACCCGGGCATTCTCGGCGGACTGAACGTCGTCGGAATGACGCGCGCCGGGATTGAGCGCTCGGTCATTCATCAGGTTCGCCGCGCCTTCAAGCAGATCTTCGAAGGCGAGGGGTCGGCGCGTGCCAATGCCGCCGCGATCCGCGAGGAATATCTCGATTGCCCGCAGGTGATCGAAATTCTTGATTTCATTGCCGCCGAAAGCGACCGGGCGCTATCGTCGCCCCATCGCGGCAAGAATTAA
- a CDS encoding metal ABC transporter ATP-binding protein gives MAAFKTRDAEPLVSLVGAGVYRNGRWLVRGVDFSVRPGEIVTLIGPNGSGKSTSAKLATGILRADEGHVTRRPGLRVGYVPQRLAVDWTMPLTVRRLMTLTAPLASDEIDQALDAVGIRHLAGAEVQHLSGGEFQRALLARAMARKPDILVLDEPVQGVDFSGEIALYDLITSIRNATGCGILLISHDLHIVMAETDTVICLNGHVCCRGTPAAVSSSPEYMRLFGDKASRTLAVYSHDHDHTHLPDGRVLHGDGSITDHCHPDDGHHHGHSASDHHRHSHDHHGHHDHDHSHDQDHDPGHARGNVADNTKEHGHAG, from the coding sequence ATGGCAGCCTTCAAAACACGGGATGCGGAGCCGCTGGTATCGCTGGTGGGTGCCGGGGTTTATCGCAATGGACGCTGGCTGGTGCGCGGCGTTGACTTCTCCGTCCGCCCCGGCGAGATCGTCACTCTGATTGGGCCGAACGGCTCGGGCAAATCGACCAGTGCGAAGCTGGCGACCGGTATTCTGCGCGCCGACGAAGGACATGTCACCCGCAGGCCCGGCCTGCGCGTTGGTTATGTCCCTCAACGTCTTGCCGTCGATTGGACCATGCCGCTCACCGTTCGTCGCCTGATGACGTTGACGGCGCCGCTCGCTTCGGACGAGATCGACCAGGCCCTCGACGCCGTCGGCATCCGCCATCTCGCTGGCGCCGAAGTGCAGCATTTGTCGGGCGGGGAATTCCAGCGTGCACTGCTTGCCCGCGCCATGGCCCGCAAACCGGACATTCTCGTCCTGGATGAACCGGTCCAGGGTGTCGACTTTTCCGGCGAAATCGCGCTTTACGACCTGATTACATCGATCCGCAATGCAACCGGCTGCGGCATCCTTCTGATTTCCCACGATCTTCATATCGTCATGGCCGAAACAGATACGGTCATCTGCCTCAACGGCCATGTCTGCTGCCGCGGCACGCCGGCTGCGGTCAGCAGCAGCCCTGAGTATATGCGCCTGTTCGGCGACAAGGCGAGCCGGACGCTCGCTGTCTACAGCCATGATCACGACCATACCCACCTGCCTGACGGTCGCGTGTTGCATGGCGACGGTAGCATCACCGACCACTGTCATCCGGATGATGGGCACCATCACGGTCACTCCGCCAGCGACCATCACCGCCATAGTCATGACCACCATGGCCATCACGATCATGATCATTCTCACGACCAAGATCACGATCCCGGGCATGCAAGGGGGAACGTGGCTGATAACACGAAGGAGCATGGCCATGCTGGATGA
- a CDS encoding LpxI family protein, with protein sequence MTSASATQGLASKGRLAIIAGGGKLPLFLAEAARAAGEDPFILRLKNEADGDWQSYENAIVGVGDMAGLSALFEKYRIGRVVMSGAVRKRPAFGEIRVNLRSILKLPMALKTLLAGGDDAVLRMVISLIEAQGCEVLGAHEILPGLLATVGPLGKVSPSADDLKDIDRAGDAAETLGRLDVGQGAVSVGGRIVALEGVEGTDAMLARVAGLRAEGRISQRRKGVIVKLCKPQQDLRADLPTIGVSTVENARAAGLAGIAVEAGRALVVERESMIAAANAAGLFVVGIERTGKDKA encoded by the coding sequence ATGACGTCCGCCAGCGCAACGCAAGGCCTGGCATCGAAAGGTCGCCTTGCCATTATCGCCGGTGGTGGCAAACTGCCGCTGTTCCTGGCAGAGGCCGCGCGCGCGGCGGGCGAGGACCCGTTCATCCTGCGCCTGAAGAACGAAGCTGACGGCGACTGGCAGTCTTATGAGAATGCAATCGTCGGCGTCGGCGACATGGCGGGACTGTCTGCCCTGTTCGAAAAGTATAGGATCGGCCGCGTCGTCATGTCGGGCGCCGTCAGGAAGCGCCCGGCCTTCGGCGAGATCAGGGTCAATCTCCGATCTATTCTCAAACTGCCCATGGCGCTGAAGACACTGCTTGCGGGCGGCGACGATGCGGTGCTGCGTATGGTCATATCTCTGATAGAGGCGCAAGGCTGCGAGGTACTGGGCGCGCACGAAATTCTGCCGGGATTGCTGGCGACGGTCGGTCCTCTGGGAAAGGTCAGCCCTTCTGCGGACGACCTGAAAGACATCGACCGCGCCGGCGATGCCGCCGAAACATTGGGGCGTCTGGACGTGGGGCAGGGCGCCGTCAGTGTCGGCGGCCGCATCGTTGCCCTCGAGGGCGTTGAGGGAACGGATGCCATGTTGGCGCGCGTCGCCGGCTTGCGCGCCGAAGGACGCATCTCCCAACGCCGCAAGGGCGTGATCGTCAAGCTGTGCAAGCCGCAACAGGACCTGCGCGCCGATTTGCCGACCATCGGGGTTTCTACCGTTGAAAACGCCAGGGCCGCAGGTCTTGCCGGCATTGCAGTTGAGGCGGGACGGGCACTGGTGGTCGAGCGCGAATCGATGATCGCTGCTGCGAACGCGGCCGGCCTCTTCGTCGTCGGCATCGAGCGCACGGGAAAGGACAAGGCCTGA
- a CDS encoding D-alanyl-D-alanine carboxypeptidase, translating to MQCSKSYVVHKIFGTLTFAAPIRRVLVGITAVLFATLATTSGASAAKYAGVVIDAKTGKVLYSEDADSLRYPASLTKMMTLYLTFEALEAGRISLNSKVPISKNAAKEPPSKLGVGAGKSVTVEQAILALVTRSANDVATALGEYLGGSEQRFAQMMTAKARSLGMTKTTYRNAHGLPNTAQMTTARDQARLGIALRQHFPQYYGYFSTRSFTFGKQTIGNHNRLVGTVRGVDGIKTGYTGAAGYNLATSAQADGRSIVAVILGASSGARRNAQMTALVQRYLPQASSGRASGDLVAKVETPVAAEPAPVTASLDVAHPSLPQTGPMPDPRYTGAAQASASASAYLAPPAGNGATAALGALHPVAPVSNGSVPVPQPAPAYMPDTGAMVEPQETSASVAAAAATPQEIDSVTTASTKPSSGWIVQIGTSPDKALATELLRKAQEKGGQVLRSATPFTVAYNAGAQTIYRARFGGFDAQKDAVDACKQLKRKGIGCWAAAQ from the coding sequence ATGCAATGTTCGAAGAGTTACGTGGTGCATAAAATTTTCGGAACCCTCACCTTCGCCGCTCCAATTCGTCGAGTCTTGGTCGGCATTACTGCGGTCCTGTTCGCCACGCTGGCGACGACGTCTGGTGCGAGTGCCGCGAAATACGCGGGCGTCGTCATTGACGCCAAGACCGGCAAGGTCCTCTACAGCGAAGACGCGGACAGCTTACGCTACCCCGCATCGCTGACGAAGATGATGACCCTCTACCTCACCTTCGAAGCGCTGGAAGCCGGTCGCATCTCCTTGAATAGCAAGGTTCCAATTTCGAAAAATGCGGCCAAGGAGCCGCCGTCGAAGCTTGGCGTCGGCGCGGGAAAAAGCGTGACCGTCGAGCAGGCAATCCTGGCGCTTGTAACCCGCTCTGCCAACGATGTCGCCACGGCACTCGGCGAGTATCTTGGGGGCTCAGAGCAGCGTTTTGCCCAGATGATGACCGCCAAGGCCCGCAGCCTCGGCATGACCAAGACCACCTATCGTAACGCCCATGGTCTGCCCAACACGGCTCAGATGACGACGGCGCGTGACCAGGCCCGCCTCGGTATCGCGCTTCGCCAGCACTTCCCCCAGTATTACGGGTATTTCTCCACCCGCAGCTTTACCTTCGGCAAGCAGACGATCGGCAACCATAATCGACTGGTTGGTACGGTCCGCGGCGTGGATGGCATCAAGACCGGTTATACCGGCGCTGCAGGCTACAACCTCGCCACGTCGGCCCAGGCGGACGGCCGCTCGATCGTCGCAGTCATTCTCGGAGCCTCGTCGGGGGCAAGGCGCAATGCGCAGATGACCGCTCTTGTCCAGCGTTACCTGCCGCAGGCCTCCTCGGGTCGCGCTTCTGGTGACCTTGTTGCCAAGGTCGAGACGCCGGTCGCCGCAGAGCCTGCTCCGGTTACAGCCTCTCTCGATGTCGCACACCCGAGCCTGCCGCAGACCGGCCCGATGCCGGACCCGCGTTATACGGGCGCTGCACAGGCATCAGCGTCCGCCTCCGCCTATCTCGCGCCGCCGGCTGGCAATGGCGCCACCGCTGCGCTGGGTGCCCTGCATCCCGTTGCACCGGTATCGAATGGCTCTGTCCCGGTGCCCCAGCCGGCGCCCGCCTATATGCCCGACACGGGCGCCATGGTCGAGCCTCAAGAAACAAGCGCTTCGGTTGCCGCAGCCGCTGCGACGCCTCAGGAAATCGACTCGGTCACCACGGCCTCAACCAAGCCCTCCTCCGGCTGGATCGTCCAGATTGGTACGTCGCCGGACAAGGCGCTTGCCACGGAACTCCTGCGCAAGGCGCAAGAGAAAGGCGGTCAAGTATTGCGTTCCGCCACCCCGTTTACAGTCGCCTACAACGCCGGCGCACAGACGATCTATCGCGCGCGCTTCGGTGGCTTCGACGCGCAGAAGGATGCTGTTGACGCCTGCAAGCAGCTGAAACGCAAAGGAATCGGTTGCTGGGCGGCAGCCCAGTAA
- a CDS encoding transglutaminase-like cysteine peptidase produces MTTKKTLGTGLMATAFAGVLALQAHATPANMQVVGKANPPIGHYEFCQTYASECTGSFRDMGPLGLTEPMWKTMLEVNYTVNSSITPLTDMEIYGVEERWAYPRTVGDCEDFALLKRKMLIDRGFDPSDLLLTVVLQPNGEGHAVLTVRTDHGDFILDNMRNKVLLWSDTEYTYLKRQSSTEPSRWVKLQDGRASYVGSVNSN; encoded by the coding sequence ATGACAACAAAGAAAACTCTCGGTACTGGATTAATGGCGACCGCCTTTGCTGGAGTTCTAGCCCTGCAAGCTCATGCGACGCCAGCCAACATGCAGGTCGTCGGCAAGGCCAACCCGCCGATCGGCCACTATGAATTCTGCCAAACCTACGCGTCGGAATGTACGGGCAGCTTTCGCGACATGGGCCCGCTGGGCCTGACCGAGCCGATGTGGAAGACGATGCTAGAGGTCAACTACACCGTCAATTCATCAATCACGCCACTGACCGACATGGAAATCTACGGAGTTGAGGAGCGCTGGGCCTATCCTCGCACTGTCGGCGACTGTGAAGATTTCGCGCTGCTCAAGCGCAAGATGCTGATCGATCGCGGCTTCGACCCGAGCGACCTGCTGCTCACCGTGGTTCTGCAGCCCAATGGTGAGGGTCACGCCGTCCTGACCGTGCGCACCGACCACGGAGACTTCATTCTGGACAACATGCGCAACAAGGTGCTGCTGTGGTCGGACACCGAATACACCTACCTGAAGCGCCAGTCGTCCACGGAGCCCAGCCGCTGGGTCAAGCTCCAGGACGGACGCGCGAGTTACGTAGGGTCCGTGAATTCGAACTGA
- the fabZ gene encoding 3-hydroxyacyl-ACP dehydratase FabZ codes for MTDAAKTELGSADILEIMKLLPHRYPFLLVDKIVEIDGDDSAIGIKNVTANEPHFTGHFPDSPIMPGVLLIEGMAQTAGAICARKQGEGGNLVYFMTIDNARFRKPVVPGDRVEFHVVKQKRRGNIWKFHCDAKVDGQLAAEADIGAMIMRKDAK; via the coding sequence ATGACTGACGCCGCAAAGACTGAATTGGGATCGGCTGATATCTTGGAGATCATGAAGCTCCTGCCGCACCGCTATCCCTTCCTGCTGGTCGACAAGATCGTCGAGATCGACGGCGACGATTCGGCGATCGGCATCAAGAATGTAACAGCCAACGAGCCGCACTTTACCGGACACTTCCCGGATTCGCCGATTATGCCGGGTGTGTTGCTGATCGAAGGCATGGCTCAGACGGCCGGTGCGATCTGCGCCCGTAAACAGGGTGAGGGCGGTAACCTCGTCTACTTCATGACCATCGACAATGCGCGCTTCCGCAAGCCCGTCGTTCCGGGCGACCGGGTCGAATTCCATGTGGTCAAGCAGAAGCGGCGAGGCAATATCTGGAAGTTCCACTGCGACGCCAAGGTTGACGGCCAGCTGGCCGCGGAAGCGGATATCGGCGCCATGATCATGCGCAAGGACGCGAAATGA
- the znuA gene encoding zinc ABC transporter substrate-binding protein ZnuA produces MRHTRLGLTASVAALILAPTMAMAEPQVVVSIKPIHSLVASIMKGVGEPTLVVEGAASPHTYTLKPSNARALENADLVFWVGPGLEAFLEKPLEALAGKAKVVELADAPGLNKLPFREGGAFEAHDHGEHADGDHAEGEHHDHKGDAAEAHADEGHDHDADEHDHAAAGEEEHEHEDGHDHEHGGTDMHLWLDPTNAKAMAAVIATSLIQADPANKATYEANTAALYAELDALDKDIAAQVAPVADQPFVVFHDAYQYFERRYKVRVAGSVTVSPETMPGAERLSEIHAKIAALRAACVFAEPQFEPKLINVVTEGTDAKSGTLDPEGGALPEGPELYGQLMRNLSTSIVDCLSQ; encoded by the coding sequence ATGCGCCACACCCGCCTCGGATTGACCGCTTCGGTTGCTGCCCTCATCCTCGCCCCCACCATGGCTATGGCGGAGCCGCAGGTTGTGGTTTCAATCAAGCCTATCCATTCGCTGGTCGCCTCGATCATGAAGGGTGTCGGCGAACCAACGCTGGTGGTCGAAGGTGCCGCCTCCCCACATACCTATACGTTGAAGCCTTCCAATGCACGGGCGCTGGAGAATGCCGATCTGGTATTCTGGGTCGGACCGGGACTGGAAGCGTTCCTGGAAAAGCCACTTGAGGCGCTTGCCGGCAAAGCCAAGGTGGTGGAACTTGCGGATGCTCCCGGCCTCAACAAGCTGCCCTTCCGGGAGGGTGGTGCTTTTGAAGCCCATGATCATGGCGAACACGCAGACGGAGATCATGCTGAGGGTGAACACCATGATCATAAAGGCGATGCGGCCGAAGCCCATGCGGATGAAGGCCACGACCATGACGCGGATGAACACGATCACGCTGCAGCCGGCGAAGAAGAGCATGAACACGAGGATGGGCATGACCACGAGCATGGTGGCACAGACATGCATCTCTGGCTCGATCCCACCAATGCGAAGGCCATGGCAGCGGTCATTGCGACCTCGCTGATCCAGGCAGATCCCGCCAACAAGGCAACCTATGAGGCGAACACGGCAGCACTTTATGCCGAACTTGACGCCCTCGACAAGGATATCGCGGCTCAGGTCGCGCCAGTGGCCGACCAGCCCTTTGTCGTCTTTCACGACGCCTATCAGTATTTCGAGAGACGCTACAAGGTCCGCGTCGCCGGCTCCGTCACGGTCAGCCCGGAAACCATGCCGGGCGCGGAACGGCTGTCGGAGATTCATGCCAAGATCGCAGCGCTACGCGCCGCTTGCGTCTTTGCCGAACCGCAGTTCGAGCCGAAGCTGATCAATGTGGTCACGGAGGGCACCGACGCCAAGTCGGGTACCCTGGATCCCGAAGGCGGAGCGCTGCCGGAAGGGCCGGAACTCTACGGCCAATTGATGCGCAACTTATCAACCTCGATTGTGGATTGCCTGTCGCAATAA
- a CDS encoding Fur family transcriptional regulator has translation MAKLSHTDLTRNQSLVFDSLVEADGPLSAYTLLDRLRDHGFRAPLQVYRALDKLVEFGMVHRLESLNAFVACAHPHDGCAGHGTVAFMICNKCSQVTEFHDHDVDHHLSAITARSKFTPEKTTIEIRGVCAACAA, from the coding sequence ATGGCCAAATTGTCCCACACCGATCTGACCCGGAACCAGTCACTCGTCTTCGACAGTCTCGTCGAAGCCGACGGGCCGCTCTCCGCCTATACGCTGCTGGACCGTCTACGCGACCACGGCTTCCGCGCGCCGCTGCAGGTCTACCGCGCGCTCGACAAGCTGGTCGAATTCGGGATGGTCCACCGTCTGGAGAGCCTCAATGCCTTCGTCGCCTGTGCCCATCCTCATGACGGATGTGCCGGCCACGGAACCGTCGCCTTCATGATCTGCAACAAATGCAGTCAGGTGACGGAGTTTCACGACCACGACGTCGACCATCACCTGAGCGCGATCACGGCCCGGTCGAAGTTCACGCCGGAAAAGACGACGATCGAGATCCGCGGCGTCTGCGCAGCCTGTGCAGCCTGA